A segment of the Leptospira barantonii genome:
CCGGAATTCCTTCCGAGGTAAGAGAGAAAATTTTCGATCCTTTCTTTACGACCAAAGGGCCGGGCGAAGGAAGCGGGCTCGGTCTCGACATATCCAGAAGGATCGTAAAAAAACACGACGGAAGAATCGAGTTGGAATCGGAACCGGGTAGAACGATCTTTCACGTGATTCTTCCTAAATGAATCTATAAACGTATGTTCATTCTATAATCAAAATTTTGTAATATTCCTTTTTTATTAGGATTCGGAGCGAAAGCTCTTCGCTTAACAAAGATCGTTAAGCGAACTTTCTACAAGATCGGTAAAAAAATTCTGGACTGAAAATTCGATTCGGTTTCCATCTGAACCCGTGTCCTCGATGCTGATAGAAATCGTATTTTTCGGAGCCGCTTTCGGTTTGTTGATCGGCTCCGGGGCTTTGCTCAGGAATCCGTTCGGGATTCAGAATCGATTCGTCTTTCTTTTAAACTTCTGCGCATCCATCCTATTCTTTTATGTATATTTCATTCTCAAGGAAATTCGTTTCGAAACCCGTTTTCTAAATTATATGTATGTTCCTTGCTCTTGGTATTTGGGCGCCGGGATGTACAGTTTGTTTTCCGCGACCGTGAAGGATTCTTATTCTTGGAAAACGGATCGTTGGATGTATTTTCCGGGTTTGTTTCTTACGCTTTTGATTCCTTCTTCCTCTTTGATTTTTCCGGAATGGTTCGGAAATCGTCCCGATGATTATTTTAGAAAATCGATCACGAGCGTTTGGGAGATTCTTTTTCTTTTCGGTTTTTTTGTGAATCTCGGTTATTACGCGTATATCTTCTGGGAAAGCAGATCGATTTTTAAGATCGATCAGTTAAAGAAGGAACCGGGTGGTCGTTTTCTTTTGATGATTCTTTCGGGCGGAGCGAGCGTAACTCTGATTTTGATTTCCGCATATTTGTTAAGAGAATTGGAATTGTTATACTTTACCGTCGTCGCTACGACGTTTTATTCCGTGACGGCCTATCTTTCTCACCAAAGAACTCCTAAACTTTTGAACGAGATCGGACCCGCGGTTAAGGAAGCGTATCAGAATTCCAGATTGGAACGTGTGGATCTTTCCGAACTCGATTCTCGTTTGGAAGTTTTGATGGAAGGGGAACGATTGTTTCTTCAGGAAGATTTGGATCTTTCTTCTCTTGCGGTGAAGCTCGATCTCAAACCTTATCAACTTACGGAATATCTAAATTCAAGAAAAGGAATGAACTTCTCCAAGTTCATCAACGCGTATCGCGTGCAAGAAGCCGCGAAAATTCTCAAAACCGAAGAGGGCGCGAATATTCTTTCGGTGGCGTATCGTTCCGGATTCAACTCCAAAGCGACTTTCAATCTTGCATTTAAGTCCGTTTTCGGAACCTCTCCTCGGGAATATCTGAGAAGATCCCGTCCCAAACGCTGAAGTATAACAGTAAATTTGAATGTGATAATAGTATTAATTTCGGATTTAGGACTTTTTTTTGGACCGAAATTCGAATCTTGGGCGAATTCAATTCTTTCTTTGCGTAAACTCATTCTCTTGTAAGTGAAAAGGCGCTCGTACGCTAAATGACTTAGGAGAAAAAAATGAGAATTGGATTTAAAACAATGAGTGTTTTAAAAACGGGAACGACCGCGGTCCTGTTTTTACTGTATCTGAATTGCGGAGACGGGAATGGAAATTCTTCCAAAGAAAACATTGCCGCATTGGCCGCGTTGATTCCGGGAGCTTCGCAAAACGTTTTGAATACGAACGCACCCGCGAGCACGTTTCAACAAGGAATCACTTCCGAACAAATCAACGCCGCGTTTCAAGCGGAGAACAACGGAAGTTTTACGTTCAACGATTCGATCACGGTCCGTTCAGCCGATGGAACTGTTCTTGCCGCGAATCTATTTCAACCGAAGAGTCTTGTCTCCGGTCAAAAATATCCGGCGGTGATCTTCGTAAACAGCTGGGCTTTGAACGAATACGAATACTTGGTTCCCGCGGCAAAACTCGCGAAAAAAGGTTATATCGTTTTGAGTTATAGCACCCGAGGTTTCGGCGTCTCCGGCGGTTTGATCAACACCGCGGGTTTAAAAGACCGTGCGGATCTGACCGCGATCGTGGATTGGCTTTTGGCGAACACACAAGCCGACGTCGCGAATATCGGTATATCAGGAATTTCTTATGGAGCCGGAATCTCTCTCATCGGAGTCAGTTTCGAACCGAGAATCAAAACCGCAGTTGCGATGAGCGGTTGGGGCGATCTCAAACGTTCCTTATACGGAAACGATACTCCTCGTTTGGTATGGGGTTTGATTCTTGTGGGCGCCG
Coding sequences within it:
- a CDS encoding helix-turn-helix domain-containing protein; amino-acid sequence: MLIEIVFFGAAFGLLIGSGALLRNPFGIQNRFVFLLNFCASILFFYVYFILKEIRFETRFLNYMYVPCSWYLGAGMYSLFSATVKDSYSWKTDRWMYFPGLFLTLLIPSSSLIFPEWFGNRPDDYFRKSITSVWEILFLFGFFVNLGYYAYIFWESRSIFKIDQLKKEPGGRFLLMILSGGASVTLILISAYLLRELELLYFTVVATTFYSVTAYLSHQRTPKLLNEIGPAVKEAYQNSRLERVDLSELDSRLEVLMEGERLFLQEDLDLSSLAVKLDLKPYQLTEYLNSRKGMNFSKFINAYRVQEAAKILKTEEGANILSVAYRSGFNSKATFNLAFKSVFGTSPREYLRRSRPKR